In Lujinxingia vulgaris, a single window of DNA contains:
- a CDS encoding DUF262 domain-containing protein codes for MSFQTPITIHKALERIHRHDYVLPAIQREFVWRPSQIARLFDSLMQGYPIGSFLFWSVDQDHVRQYKFYDFVRDYHQRLRPHCPPIEVPNNQSVVAVLDGQQRLTALNIGLRGSHAQKEPRKWRNNPDAYPEKRLYLNIAARADDNEGGMLYDFRFLTEGRARHSEGHHWFPVSRILDLGLGPELFRYIQQNDLAMNDHAFEMLDRLHRVVHIEPLISYFEEGSQDLDKVLNIFIRTNSGGTVLSYSDLLLSIATAQWDTRDARKEIHGLVDELNATRFGFSLSKDFVLKAGLMLADIGSVGFKVTNFNHDNMAELERRWSDIARALSLTVQLVADFGFSGKTLSADNALLPIAYYLYQRNLDASYLSSSAYRADRENIRGWLVRSLLKSGIWGSGLDTMLTAIRATLQKYGTTHFPIDEVESTMRSRGKALRFEAEELEDLVDVAYGDRRAFALLTLLFPFHDLRHEFHVDHVFPRSRFTERRLAKAGIAAAKRPDWSDCADRIANLQLLDGVLNKEKNAALPHTWLTRALPEPDRRAAFVERHRLGEVPESMEGFMDFYEARRERLLGRLKEVLGEEVVGEVEGAV; via the coding sequence TTGAGCTTCCAAACCCCGATTACCATTCACAAGGCGTTGGAGCGCATTCACCGCCATGACTATGTGTTGCCGGCCATTCAGCGCGAGTTTGTCTGGCGGCCCTCGCAGATTGCGCGTCTCTTCGACAGCCTGATGCAGGGCTATCCGATCGGCTCGTTCCTCTTCTGGAGCGTCGATCAGGATCACGTGCGCCAGTACAAATTTTACGACTTCGTGCGTGACTACCATCAACGCCTGCGCCCGCATTGCCCGCCGATTGAAGTGCCGAACAACCAGTCGGTGGTGGCGGTGCTCGACGGGCAGCAGCGGCTCACGGCGCTCAACATCGGGCTTCGCGGGAGTCACGCACAAAAAGAGCCGCGCAAGTGGCGGAACAACCCCGACGCCTACCCCGAGAAGCGTCTCTATCTGAACATCGCTGCGAGGGCGGACGATAATGAGGGGGGCATGCTCTATGACTTTCGTTTTCTGACCGAGGGGCGCGCTCGTCATTCTGAAGGCCACCACTGGTTCCCGGTGTCGCGGATTCTCGACCTGGGCCTTGGCCCCGAGCTCTTTCGCTACATTCAGCAGAACGACCTGGCGATGAATGACCACGCCTTTGAGATGCTGGACCGCTTGCACAGGGTCGTGCATATCGAGCCGCTGATCTCCTATTTTGAAGAAGGCTCCCAGGACCTCGATAAGGTGCTCAACATCTTCATCCGCACCAACAGCGGTGGCACCGTCCTCTCCTACTCCGACCTGCTGCTCTCGATCGCCACCGCGCAATGGGATACCCGCGACGCGCGCAAGGAGATTCACGGGCTGGTCGACGAGCTCAACGCCACCCGCTTCGGCTTCTCCCTCTCCAAAGATTTTGTTCTCAAAGCCGGCCTCATGCTCGCTGACATCGGCAGCGTCGGCTTTAAGGTCACGAACTTCAACCACGACAATATGGCCGAGCTGGAGCGCCGCTGGAGCGACATCGCCCGTGCGCTCTCGCTGACCGTGCAGCTGGTGGCCGATTTTGGGTTTTCCGGCAAGACGCTGAGCGCCGACAACGCGCTATTGCCCATCGCGTATTACCTCTACCAGCGCAACCTCGACGCCAGCTACCTGAGCAGCAGCGCCTACCGGGCGGACCGCGAAAACATCCGCGGTTGGCTGGTGCGCTCCTTGCTCAAATCAGGCATCTGGGGCAGCGGCCTTGATACGATGCTCACCGCCATCCGCGCGACGTTGCAAAAGTACGGCACCACGCACTTCCCGATCGATGAGGTCGAGTCCACGATGCGCTCCCGCGGCAAGGCGCTGCGCTTTGAGGCCGAAGAGCTCGAAGATCTGGTGGATGTCGCCTACGGCGACCGCCGCGCCTTTGCGCTCCTGACGCTGCTCTTTCCCTTCCACGATCTGCGTCACGAGTTTCACGTCGATCACGTCTTCCCCCGAAGCCGCTTCACCGAACGCCGTCTTGCCAAAGCGGGCATCGCCGCCGCAAAACGCCCCGACTGGAGCGACTGCGCCGACCGCATTGCGAACCTGCAACTCCTCGACGGCGTGCTCAACAAAGAGAAAAACGCCGCGCTCCCGCACACCTGGCTCACACGAGCGTTGCCCGAGCCCGACCGCCGCGCCGCCTTCGTGGAGCGTCATAGGTTGGGCGAGGTCCCGGAGTCGATGGAGGGGTTCATGGATTTTTATGAGGCGCGGAGGGAGAGGTTGTTGGGGAGGTTAAAGGAGGTGTTGGGGGAGGAGGTTGTTGGGGAGGTGGAGGGGGCGGTGTGA
- a CDS encoding restriction endonuclease gives MTLREAAIYVLNERGPLHYQELTRAVLKGGLAESSSATPDASLNAMIAVDLKQKGKQSPFIRIKPGVFGLRGKHQGEVVAAVDVDSVSQPDGEDIADQRVRVPLFPVYSELRHLLRVWPGRSRKQITGLQSTIGELRGTPQKTVDWTEPSSWIPERLKGDDHELAEAIWTQSDGRVNPRYTYGHWLLAQKYDFVEDGRDGRLILTASGQDFLDHVGGDTEVALDEAEGLVKLLSIIADNGPARTGGLLEDWSEYLKRRSRFGTDSTFKDTLRRRLNNLRERDLIERRSNMYSVTQAGLEYLQRIGDEDSVGGGEHPEIWTLIRQQESTIRESLRELLLDMDPFTFEHLIKRLLEEMDYQNVEVTSPSGDGGVDVVADIELGITSVREVVQVKRHRRAIQRKDLDALRGSLYRFNAVRGTIITTSRFSKGTIDAAFATGTAPITLIDGDKLIDLLIEHGIGVRKRTVELLEVEPGDFSDEARE, from the coding sequence ATGACACTTCGAGAAGCCGCCATTTATGTGCTGAATGAGCGGGGACCGCTGCACTATCAGGAACTCACCAGAGCCGTGCTTAAGGGCGGTCTTGCGGAGAGCTCGTCGGCCACGCCGGATGCGTCGTTGAATGCGATGATTGCCGTCGATCTCAAGCAAAAGGGGAAGCAGAGTCCCTTTATCCGCATCAAGCCGGGCGTCTTTGGGCTGCGAGGCAAACACCAGGGTGAGGTGGTCGCAGCGGTTGACGTGGACTCGGTCTCCCAGCCTGACGGTGAGGACATCGCGGACCAGCGGGTGCGAGTGCCCTTGTTTCCCGTGTACTCCGAGCTCCGTCATCTCCTTCGGGTATGGCCGGGGCGCTCGCGTAAGCAAATCACCGGCCTGCAATCCACCATCGGGGAGCTGCGAGGAACGCCGCAAAAAACGGTCGACTGGACCGAGCCCTCGAGCTGGATTCCAGAGCGGTTAAAAGGCGATGACCACGAACTTGCCGAGGCCATCTGGACGCAGTCCGACGGCAGGGTGAACCCACGTTATACCTACGGTCACTGGCTGCTCGCGCAGAAGTACGATTTTGTGGAAGACGGTCGTGATGGACGCCTGATCTTGACCGCGAGCGGCCAGGATTTTCTCGACCACGTGGGCGGTGACACCGAGGTCGCCTTGGATGAGGCCGAGGGGTTGGTGAAACTTCTCTCGATCATTGCCGATAATGGCCCTGCGCGAACCGGCGGCCTTCTCGAAGATTGGTCGGAGTACTTAAAGCGGCGCTCGCGCTTTGGGACGGACTCGACCTTTAAAGACACACTACGCCGCCGTCTGAACAACCTGCGCGAGCGAGACCTCATCGAGCGGCGGAGCAACATGTACTCGGTGACGCAGGCGGGCCTCGAATACCTCCAGCGCATCGGCGATGAGGACTCGGTGGGAGGCGGCGAGCACCCCGAGATTTGGACGCTGATCCGCCAGCAAGAGAGCACCATCCGTGAGAGCCTGCGCGAGCTCTTGCTCGACATGGACCCCTTCACCTTTGAACACCTCATCAAGCGTCTGCTGGAAGAGATGGACTACCAGAACGTCGAGGTCACCTCTCCCTCCGGCGATGGGGGCGTGGACGTGGTCGCCGACATCGAGCTCGGGATCACCTCGGTCCGTGAGGTCGTTCAGGTCAAGCGCCACAGGCGCGCCATCCAGCGCAAAGACCTCGACGCCCTTCGCGGCTCTCTTTACCGATTCAACGCCGTGCGGGGCACCATCATCACCACGTCGCGCTTCTCCAAAGGAACCATCGATGCGGCCTTCGCAACTGGCACCGCCCCCATCACGCTCATCGACGGAGATAAGCTCATCGACCTGCTGATCGAGCATGGGATTGGCGTACGGAAGCGGACGGTGGAGTTGTTGGAGGTGGAGCCGGGGGATTTTAGCGATGAGGCGCGGGAGTGA
- a CDS encoding DUF4268 domain-containing protein, translated as MKRIEGRARTVRELLDGARYTIDFYQREYAWQERQVRELIDDLTGKFLDFYQPEHPRTAVETYGHYFLGSIVISHKRGQRFIVDGQQRLTTLSLLLIFLNHQQRGIEGAVDVTNLIYSERYGRKNFNLAVPEREGVMQTLLDGEVPNLHGAGESVVTIARRYENIGDHFPEEISAEVLPYFVDWLLENVHLVEIEAYSDEDAYTIFETMNDRGLSLSLAEMLKGYVLANITDEEDQRAVNTTWKVHMQAFKEFGDDEDIDFFKNWLRARYAETIRPGKKGAENKDYERIGSEFHRWVRDQRERIGLKSSESYVRFVQRDLNFYGKYALAIRRASTQITEGWESIFYNEDRGFTLQHQALLAALHPSDSDEVVRQKVRLVADFLDIWLARRVWNFRTIAYSSVKYTLFMLTRELRHRNVQELSDFLREQLDAQPETFVTQPRLRLHNQNYRQIRHILARLTHWVDAQCGLTSHFEDLVSQGRARPFEIEHIWADDYDRFADDFAHPSEFETERNRLGGLLLLQRGLNQSLGDATFEAKRDAYVTQGESMLARSLHPAAYAKSPGFRALRERTGLAFKPYESFGPEAQAERQELYIRIAEWVWNPSRLEVDGGGERAPVHGEIVDLEAKGRAPDAGSRPDSPNVRYKFWEVLLPVAKARHDLHQNISPGQNHWLGARRHGQWWNYVVLTDETRAELYIDSLDAADNKAVFDALYAERDAIEAAFGDSLLWQRLDDKRASRISYTVPGGWADEARWGEVAGRAVGAMERLYGVLGERVGELEGVVG; from the coding sequence ATGAAACGCATTGAAGGCCGCGCCCGCACCGTCCGCGAGCTGCTCGACGGGGCGCGCTACACGATTGACTTCTACCAGCGCGAGTACGCCTGGCAGGAGCGCCAGGTGCGCGAGCTCATCGACGACCTCACCGGCAAGTTTCTCGACTTCTATCAGCCGGAGCATCCGCGCACCGCCGTCGAGACCTACGGGCATTACTTCCTGGGCTCGATCGTCATCAGCCATAAGCGCGGGCAGCGCTTTATTGTGGATGGGCAGCAGCGCCTGACCACCCTCTCGTTGCTGCTGATCTTTTTGAATCATCAGCAGCGCGGCATCGAGGGCGCCGTCGACGTGACAAACCTCATCTACTCCGAGCGTTACGGGCGAAAGAACTTCAACCTCGCCGTACCCGAGCGCGAGGGCGTGATGCAGACCCTGCTCGATGGCGAGGTGCCCAACCTGCATGGTGCCGGCGAGTCGGTGGTGACGATCGCGCGGCGCTACGAAAATATTGGGGATCATTTCCCCGAAGAAATCTCCGCCGAGGTGCTCCCCTACTTTGTGGACTGGCTTCTTGAGAACGTGCACCTCGTGGAGATCGAGGCCTATTCGGACGAAGACGCCTACACCATCTTCGAGACGATGAACGACCGCGGCCTCTCGCTGAGTCTGGCGGAGATGCTCAAGGGCTACGTGCTCGCCAATATCACCGATGAGGAGGACCAGCGGGCGGTCAACACCACCTGGAAGGTCCATATGCAGGCCTTTAAAGAGTTCGGTGATGACGAAGACATCGACTTTTTTAAAAACTGGCTGCGCGCCCGCTACGCCGAGACGATTCGCCCGGGCAAAAAGGGCGCCGAGAACAAAGACTACGAGCGCATCGGCTCCGAATTTCATCGTTGGGTGCGCGACCAGCGGGAGCGCATTGGCCTGAAAAGCTCCGAGAGTTATGTGCGCTTTGTGCAGCGCGACCTGAACTTCTACGGCAAATACGCGCTCGCCATCCGCCGCGCCTCGACGCAGATCACCGAGGGCTGGGAGTCCATCTTCTACAACGAGGACCGGGGTTTCACACTCCAACACCAGGCCCTACTCGCCGCACTCCACCCGAGCGACTCCGACGAGGTGGTACGCCAGAAGGTCCGCCTGGTCGCGGACTTCCTCGACATCTGGCTTGCGCGCCGCGTCTGGAACTTTCGGACGATCGCCTACTCCTCGGTCAAGTACACGCTCTTCATGCTCACCCGCGAGCTGCGCCACCGAAACGTCCAGGAACTCTCCGACTTCTTACGCGAGCAGCTTGACGCCCAGCCCGAGACCTTCGTCACCCAGCCGCGCCTGCGCCTGCATAATCAAAATTACCGCCAGATCCGCCATATCCTCGCGCGCCTCACCCACTGGGTCGACGCCCAATGCGGCCTGACCTCCCACTTCGAAGACCTCGTCTCCCAGGGCCGCGCGCGCCCCTTCGAGATCGAACATATCTGGGCCGACGACTACGACCGCTTCGCCGACGACTTTGCCCACCCCTCCGAATTCGAGACCGAGCGCAACCGCCTGGGCGGCCTGCTCCTCCTGCAACGCGGCCTCAACCAGAGCCTCGGCGACGCCACGTTTGAGGCCAAACGCGACGCCTACGTCACCCAGGGCGAGTCGATGCTGGCGAGGAGCCTGCACCCGGCGGCGTATGCGAAAAGCCCGGGTTTCCGCGCGCTGCGCGAGCGCACCGGACTGGCGTTCAAGCCCTACGAGAGCTTCGGCCCCGAGGCCCAGGCCGAGCGGCAGGAGTTGTATATAAGGATTGCGGAGTGGGTGTGGAATCCGAGTCGGTTGGAGGTGGATGGGGGTGGGGAGAGGGCTCCGGTGCATGGGGAGATTGTCGATCTGGAGGCCAAAGGACGGGCACCGGACGCGGGCAGCCGTCCGGATAGCCCCAACGTGCGCTATAAGTTCTGGGAGGTGCTTCTGCCGGTCGCGAAGGCGCGGCACGACCTGCACCAAAACATCTCCCCCGGCCAGAATCACTGGCTCGGCGCGCGCCGCCACGGCCAGTGGTGGAACTACGTGGTGCTCACCGACGAAACCCGCGCGGAGCTCTACATCGATAGCCTGGACGCCGCCGACAACAAGGCGGTTTTCGACGCACTCTATGCCGAGCGTGACGCGATCGAAGCGGCGTTTGGCGACAGCCTGTTATGGCAGCGTCTCGACGACAAACGCGCGTCGCGCATCAGCTATACCGTCCCTGGCGGATGGGCGGACGAAGCTCGGTGGGGCGAGGTGGCTGGGAGGGCGGTTGGGGCGATGGAGCGGTTGTATGGGGTGTTGGGGGAGAGGGTTGGGGAGTTGGAGGGGGTAGTAGGTTGA
- a CDS encoding DEAD/DEAH box helicase family protein → MSRIVNTISGRLSLRPPQRRSLEILHRICEIADPRKTTDLVAALEVIQSEYPSVTDFEREFPSLCFALATGVGKTRLMGAFIAYLYLTQRSRHFFVLAPNLTIYNKLIADFTPGTSKYVFQGISEFVTAPPVIITGDNYESGVGVRDEARLQKSLFRPGGEDAVHINVFNISKFNKDNRSRKGAPRMRRLSEYIGESYFDYLAGLEDLVVLMDEAHRYRADAGMKAINELKPILGLELTATPFVESAKGPVPFGNAIYSYSLAQAIVDGFVKEPAVATRKDFDASDLSKEQMERIKLEDGVRLHEQVKADLQTYAANTGKPYVKPFMLVIARDTTHASDLMELFKSDTFFEGRYANRVIEVHSALKGDEKEETVERLLAVEDPSEPTEIVIHVNMLKEGWDVTNLYTIVPLRAANARTLIEQSIGRGLRLPYGTRVRRYGQPPTHPADRLTIVAHDKFQEIVDEANRGESIIRRIDTIFIDPEEAENAPKPVEVPPLIDQTLGGDDQPSIPGLGPAPAGNPDQGTAPVLRSDTTSAFNTPTEKKVAQATLTAITKKATLPSAKTLLQPEQQTRLMEEVKAQLPDQQVLTYTDAELEILVRQATEIYVKLSIDIPEVTVVPTGEVTIIYDDFDLDTSNLPALQPVEEDIYIQHLVSHEQQELSSDGGGISYERRLEDHVVRALIEFADVDYDANSDLLYKLSSQMVSFLQGYLPDGGAVKNVLVFYQKRIGDLVHGQMLAHQRELATGYEVKILSGHRPLQSSILTLKPSESPRNFRVPVEDKRRITQMAFGGFSKCLYPLQKFHSDSERRFAVLLETDTAVQKWIKPTRANFQIVLKGGSIYEPDFVVEADDAFYIAEVKQSGEMQNSDVLAKAEAAAVWCRSATQAGSSTKPWRYLLIPHDKIVDNVSLAWLAKQYEHRATAPAEIVASDGGLRVLPFKKLESTEIKPFENCVPLYTDLKIAAGRFSEEQSVNAVPQQGEIAHPENYDWVAYRGNSRPRRGLFVAQVVGESMNKRIPNGAWCVFNLEHGAQGRGEIVLAQHNKFHDDNLGQYTVKSYEREILEGDVIRVYLRPLSTDTSQKPIVLEDGIEGELRIIAEFVEVLH, encoded by the coding sequence ATGAGCCGTATTGTAAATACCATTTCGGGCCGCCTGAGCCTTCGCCCACCCCAGCGAAGGTCGTTGGAGATCCTGCACCGTATTTGTGAAATCGCCGATCCAAGAAAGACCACGGATTTAGTCGCCGCTCTCGAAGTTATTCAGTCTGAATACCCCTCAGTCACTGACTTTGAGCGGGAATTCCCTTCCCTCTGTTTCGCCCTGGCTACAGGCGTTGGCAAGACACGCTTGATGGGAGCGTTCATTGCGTATCTCTACCTGACGCAGCGCAGCCGTCATTTCTTCGTCCTCGCACCAAACCTTACCATCTACAATAAACTTATCGCCGACTTTACACCTGGCACGTCGAAATACGTCTTTCAGGGGATTTCGGAGTTCGTCACTGCACCACCAGTAATCATTACAGGTGATAATTACGAGAGTGGCGTGGGCGTTCGAGATGAGGCTCGACTTCAAAAGAGCCTTTTCCGACCTGGTGGTGAAGACGCCGTTCATATCAACGTCTTCAACATCAGCAAGTTCAACAAGGACAACCGGAGCCGGAAAGGTGCCCCCAGGATGCGCCGACTCTCCGAGTATATTGGCGAGAGCTACTTCGATTATCTGGCGGGTCTCGAGGACCTTGTCGTGCTTATGGACGAAGCGCACCGCTACCGTGCAGATGCGGGAATGAAGGCCATCAATGAATTAAAACCCATACTGGGCCTGGAATTGACGGCTACACCCTTCGTTGAGTCTGCAAAAGGTCCTGTGCCTTTTGGAAACGCTATTTACTCTTACTCGCTAGCGCAGGCCATCGTCGACGGGTTCGTGAAAGAACCAGCCGTTGCTACTCGCAAGGATTTTGACGCCAGCGACCTCAGCAAAGAACAAATGGAGCGCATTAAATTGGAGGATGGTGTACGCCTGCACGAGCAAGTTAAAGCCGATCTTCAAACCTACGCGGCGAACACTGGAAAGCCTTACGTCAAACCATTCATGTTGGTTATTGCCCGCGACACGACCCATGCGTCCGACCTGATGGAGTTATTCAAGTCCGACACGTTCTTCGAGGGGCGTTATGCCAACCGGGTGATCGAGGTTCACTCGGCGCTTAAAGGCGATGAGAAAGAAGAAACCGTAGAGCGCTTGTTGGCCGTTGAAGACCCCTCGGAGCCCACAGAGATTGTCATCCACGTCAACATGCTCAAGGAAGGATGGGACGTCACAAACCTGTACACGATCGTCCCGTTGAGGGCTGCGAATGCCCGAACCCTCATCGAACAATCCATCGGTCGGGGTCTGCGCCTACCCTACGGCACGCGGGTCCGGAGATATGGTCAACCGCCCACGCATCCCGCGGATCGTCTTACCATCGTTGCTCACGACAAGTTTCAGGAGATCGTTGACGAGGCCAATCGCGGCGAGTCCATTATCCGCCGCATCGATACAATCTTTATCGATCCCGAAGAAGCTGAAAATGCCCCAAAACCAGTCGAAGTGCCGCCCTTAATTGATCAAACTCTTGGCGGAGATGATCAGCCTTCGATCCCAGGTCTGGGGCCGGCTCCTGCAGGAAACCCTGACCAGGGCACCGCGCCCGTCCTGCGGTCTGACACAACATCAGCCTTCAACACACCAACTGAAAAGAAGGTGGCGCAGGCAACACTGACGGCTATCACAAAGAAGGCAACGCTGCCTTCCGCGAAAACCCTTTTACAACCTGAACAGCAAACAAGACTAATGGAGGAAGTAAAAGCGCAGCTCCCCGACCAACAGGTATTAACTTATACCGATGCGGAGCTCGAGATACTTGTCAGACAGGCTACCGAAATTTATGTCAAACTTTCTATTGATATTCCTGAGGTAACGGTGGTTCCAACCGGCGAAGTCACGATCATTTATGATGACTTCGATCTTGACACCTCTAATCTTCCCGCTCTCCAACCGGTCGAAGAAGATATTTACATTCAACATCTGGTAAGCCACGAGCAGCAGGAATTATCATCCGATGGTGGAGGCATCAGTTATGAACGTCGTTTGGAAGACCATGTCGTGCGTGCCCTCATCGAATTTGCGGACGTAGATTACGATGCCAATTCCGACTTGCTCTACAAACTTTCAAGCCAGATGGTTTCCTTCCTCCAGGGTTATCTTCCTGATGGTGGGGCCGTGAAGAATGTTTTGGTTTTCTACCAGAAACGAATTGGCGATCTCGTCCACGGCCAAATGCTGGCTCATCAAAGGGAATTAGCGACCGGTTATGAGGTAAAAATACTGTCGGGACATCGCCCTCTCCAATCTTCAATACTTACGCTAAAGCCCAGCGAATCTCCTCGCAATTTCAGGGTGCCTGTCGAGGATAAACGGCGCATCACGCAAATGGCCTTTGGCGGGTTCTCAAAATGCCTGTATCCACTTCAAAAATTTCATTCCGATTCCGAGCGTAGATTTGCCGTATTATTAGAGACGGACACCGCGGTACAAAAATGGATTAAGCCAACGCGTGCGAACTTCCAGATCGTTCTTAAGGGTGGTTCGATCTACGAACCCGACTTCGTTGTCGAAGCAGACGATGCCTTTTATATTGCCGAGGTGAAGCAAAGTGGCGAGATGCAAAATTCTGACGTGCTGGCGAAGGCGGAAGCCGCGGCGGTGTGGTGCCGCTCAGCGACGCAGGCGGGGTCGAGCACAAAGCCCTGGCGCTATCTTCTCATCCCTCATGATAAGATCGTTGATAACGTGTCGCTGGCATGGTTGGCGAAGCAATACGAACATAGAGCCACCGCTCCGGCGGAGATTGTGGCAAGTGACGGCGGTCTCAGGGTGCTGCCTTTCAAGAAGTTAGAGAGCACGGAAATAAAGCCCTTCGAGAATTGCGTGCCTTTATATACTGATCTTAAAATCGCCGCCGGCCGATTTAGCGAAGAGCAAAGCGTAAATGCCGTGCCTCAGCAGGGAGAGATAGCGCACCCCGAAAACTACGACTGGGTCGCTTATCGTGGAAACTCCAGGCCTCGACGAGGCCTCTTCGTCGCTCAGGTGGTGGGTGAATCAATGAATAAACGCATCCCCAACGGCGCCTGGTGCGTATTCAATCTCGAACACGGAGCCCAGGGCCGGGGTGAAATTGTGCTCGCCCAACACAACAAGTTTCACGATGATAACCTGGGGCAGTACACCGTAAAATCTTATGAACGAGAGATTTTAGAAGGAGACGTGATTCGGGTTTATTTGCGGCCGCTGTCTACTGACACCTCCCAAAAGCCGATTGTGCTGGAGGACGGAATAGAAGGTGAGCTGCGCATTATCGCCGAGTTTGTTGAGGTATTACATTAA
- a CDS encoding site-specific DNA-methyltransferase, whose amino-acid sequence MSKKIKLELTWIGKDKRPRLEPRILLEDPELSYAAENRVSENDIFDNILIHGDNLLALKALEQDFSGKVKCIFIDPPYNTGSAFEQYDDGLEHSIWLSLMRHRLDLLRSLLSSDGSIWITIDDHEVHYLKIVCDEVFGRDNFVANLVWEKKYAPANDALWFSDNHDHILVYAKDKQSWRPNRLPRTEEQNKHYKNPDNDPRGRWMSDNYTCAKSAKERPNLYYPIINPHTKEEIWPKKTRVWAFSHETHQEHVSENRIYWGKNGTNSTPRLKKFLADLRQKGRVSTTIWPYSEVGHTQDAKREQKALSGLLAGALFATPKPERLLHRVITLATDEGDLVLDSFLGSGTTAAVAHKMRRRWIGIELGRHAMTHCQPRMTAIIKNQDSGGVTEVTDWSGGGGFRFYRLAPSLLEEDKWGNWVINRAYNKEMLAEAMCKLEGFQYDPSSTIFWMHGQSTETDYIYVTTQTLTHEQLQVINAEVGDDRTLLICCSAFRARLEQFPNLTVKKIPASVLSRCEWGKDDYSLNVQTVMGEEPEEFEPESDELLNDSPKRKQNNEGRKHKMQELPLFATIIEGDDK is encoded by the coding sequence ATGTCGAAGAAAATCAAGCTAGAGCTGACATGGATCGGTAAAGATAAACGACCTCGCCTGGAACCGAGGATCCTACTTGAAGACCCTGAGCTAAGCTACGCCGCTGAAAACCGGGTTAGCGAGAATGACATTTTCGATAATATATTAATTCACGGTGATAACCTACTTGCGCTGAAGGCATTGGAGCAAGACTTTTCGGGCAAAGTGAAGTGTATCTTTATTGACCCACCTTATAATACTGGTTCTGCATTCGAGCAGTATGACGATGGTTTGGAGCACTCTATCTGGCTTTCATTAATGCGCCATCGTTTAGACCTTCTTCGTTCTTTATTGTCTAGTGACGGGAGCATTTGGATCACCATTGATGACCACGAGGTGCACTATTTAAAGATTGTATGCGATGAGGTATTTGGGCGAGACAACTTCGTAGCAAATCTTGTGTGGGAAAAGAAGTACGCACCGGCGAATGATGCACTTTGGTTCTCAGACAATCATGACCATATATTAGTCTATGCAAAAGACAAGCAATCCTGGAGGCCAAATCGATTGCCACGTACTGAAGAACAAAACAAACACTATAAGAATCCAGACAACGATCCTCGAGGACGTTGGATGTCTGATAACTACACTTGCGCAAAATCAGCGAAAGAACGGCCAAATCTTTATTACCCTATTATTAATCCACACACCAAAGAAGAGATATGGCCAAAAAAAACAAGAGTCTGGGCCTTCTCTCACGAAACACATCAAGAACATGTTTCAGAGAATCGCATTTATTGGGGAAAAAATGGAACTAATAGTACTCCTCGACTTAAAAAGTTTTTAGCCGATCTGCGCCAAAAGGGACGTGTATCTACGACGATCTGGCCATACTCAGAAGTTGGACACACTCAAGACGCAAAGCGAGAGCAGAAGGCCTTATCTGGCCTATTGGCAGGAGCTTTATTCGCAACACCAAAACCTGAGCGCCTTCTGCATCGCGTTATTACGCTTGCAACGGATGAAGGCGATCTCGTACTCGATTCTTTCCTTGGATCAGGTACAACAGCAGCAGTGGCACACAAGATGCGTCGACGTTGGATTGGAATAGAGCTGGGACGACACGCGATGACCCATTGTCAGCCAAGAATGACCGCCATAATAAAGAATCAGGATTCTGGGGGAGTGACAGAGGTCACCGACTGGTCGGGCGGCGGCGGCTTCCGTTTCTACCGACTAGCTCCATCGCTACTTGAAGAAGATAAGTGGGGCAACTGGGTCATCAATCGAGCATATAATAAAGAGATGTTGGCAGAAGCCATGTGCAAACTCGAAGGTTTTCAATACGACCCAAGTTCCACCATCTTCTGGATGCACGGCCAATCCACGGAAACCGACTACATCTACGTTACCACCCAGACTCTGACCCACGAGCAATTGCAGGTCATCAACGCTGAGGTCGGCGATGATCGCACATTGTTGATTTGCTGTTCCGCCTTCCGTGCCCGGCTTGAACAGTTCCCAAACCTTACTGTTAAAAAGATCCCGGCATCGGTCCTCTCACGGTGTGAATGGGGTAAGGACGACTACTCACTCAACGTGCAGACCGTCATGGGTGAAGAACCTGAAGAGTTTGAACCCGAGTCGGACGAGTTATTAAATGATTCACCGAAACGGAAGCAGAATAATGAAGGTCGTAAACACAAAATGCAAGAATTGCCGCTTTTCGCGACTATTATTGAAGGAGATGATAAATGA